In a single window of the Pirellulales bacterium genome:
- a CDS encoding glutathione peroxidase, whose protein sequence is MRKTLSHLTGTLAAVAIVALASGLAQGAENVAPALNFQMKSLNGKPVDLSKYQGKVVMIVNVASQCGLTPQYKQLEALHEKYADQGLAVLGFPANEFGAQEPGTDSEISEFCTKNYGVKFDMFSKVVVKGEGQCPLYKFLTSSETDPKFPGDIRWNFEKFLLDRNGNIVNRFAPTVKPDAPEVTKAIEAALSAK, encoded by the coding sequence ATGCGTAAAACGCTGTCGCACCTGACCGGAACGCTCGCTGCCGTGGCGATCGTTGCCCTGGCATCCGGATTGGCCCAAGGAGCGGAGAACGTGGCCCCCGCATTGAACTTCCAGATGAAGTCGCTCAACGGCAAGCCCGTCGATCTCTCGAAATACCAGGGCAAGGTCGTGATGATCGTCAACGTGGCCAGCCAGTGCGGGCTGACGCCGCAGTACAAGCAGCTCGAAGCGCTGCACGAAAAGTACGCCGATCAGGGCCTGGCCGTGCTCGGTTTCCCGGCCAATGAATTCGGCGCCCAGGAGCCCGGAACGGATAGCGAGATCTCGGAGTTCTGCACGAAGAATTATGGCGTGAAGTTCGACATGTTCTCGAAGGTCGTGGTCAAGGGCGAAGGCCAATGCCCTCTCTATAAGTTCCTGACCTCGTCCGAGACCGATCCGAAGTTCCCGGGCGATATCAGGTGGAACTTCGAGAAGTTCCTGCTCGACCGCAACGGCAACATCGTGAATCGCTTCGCCCCGACGGTGAAGCCCGACGCGCCGGAAGTCACTAAGGCGATCGAAGCGGCGCTCTCCGCGAAGTGA
- a CDS encoding cupin domain-containing protein gives MPQTRLRRYELADLTQIAPVPCPCGQARRAFADVTDFPATVHRTEISADAQLHYHREHTETYYILECAADAKMQLDEDLIAVHPGMSVLIRPGCRHRAVGRMTVLVISMPKFDPADEWFD, from the coding sequence ATGCCGCAAACAAGGTTGCGTCGCTACGAACTGGCAGACTTGACGCAGATTGCCCCCGTGCCATGCCCGTGCGGCCAGGCCCGCCGCGCCTTCGCCGACGTGACTGACTTTCCAGCCACCGTCCATCGCACCGAAATCTCGGCCGACGCGCAGTTGCACTATCACCGCGAGCACACCGAGACGTATTACATCCTCGAGTGCGCCGCCGACGCCAAGATGCAGCTCGACGAGGACCTGATTGCCGTCCATCCAGGGATGTCGGTGCTCATTCGGCCAGGATGCCGCCATCGGGCCGTGGGACGCATGACGGTGCTCGTGATCTCGATGCCCAAATTCGACCCGGCCGACGAGTGGTTCGACTAA